In Gouania willdenowi chromosome 15, fGouWil2.1, whole genome shotgun sequence, one DNA window encodes the following:
- the dync2li1 gene encoding cytoplasmic dynein 2 light intermediate chain 1, translated as MLMPKISTDTLWEQAAAEVRGREGESRGADGGESVSERTVFLMGSKAGGKTSILLRCLDRDEPSKPTLALEYTFGRRARGHNTPKDIAHLWELGGGTSLSDLVQIPITPDSVSYVSIILVLDLSKPNALWGTMEKLLNAAHTQLEEVQHAGKTKSGAKPQTNALSSARVLPKDYPDRELISPFPVPLLIIGSKYDVFQEFDSDKKRVVSKTLRFVAHYYAASLLFTSIKSESLMSKTKSFFSHLAFGVDKGKTVSCDSSKPLVIPAGSDSFSQIGSPPAMDLDITSLHAKNPKDLWRKVYEHVFPQESTSEQRELKDPASDPQYSEPQIDAMRAQKDQELELYKRNAAKSWKGLELET; from the exons ATGTTAATGCCAAAAATAAG cACGGACACGCTATGGGAGCAGGCTGCTGCAGAGGTCCGGGGTCGGGAGGGAGAGAGCCGGGGAGCGGACGGAGGGGAGTCGGTCAGCGAGAGGACCGTGTTTCTGATGGGGAGCAAAGCTGGG GGTAAAACGTCTATTCTTCTCAGGTGTCTTGACAG AGATGAGCCGTCTAAGCCAACTTTGGCACTGGAGTACACGTTTGGCAGACGAGCCCGTGGACACAACACA CCTAAAGATATAGCTCACCTGTGGGAGCTTGGAGGAGGGACTTCTCTATCAGACCTGGTCCAGATCCCAATCACTCCTGACAGTGTCAG CTATGTTTCTATAATCCTTGTTCTGGACCTGTCTAAACCCAATGCTCTGTGGGGAACCATGGAGAAGCTCCTCAACGCTGCTCACACTCAGCTGGAGGAAGTGCAGCATGCAGGGAAAACCAAATCTGGAGCCAAACCTCAAACAAATGCTTTGTCATCAGCTCGTGTCTTACCCAAAGACTATCCT GACAGAGAGCTCATTAGTCCCTTTCCTGTTCCTTTGCTCATCATTGGAAGCAAGTATGACGTCTTTCAG GAATTTGATTCTGACAAGAAGAGAGTGGTCAGTAAAACACTGCGGTTTGTTGCCCACTACTACGCAGCCTCTCTTCTT TTCACCAGCATTAAATCAGAGAGCCTGATGTCCAAAACCAAGAGCTTCTTCTCACACTTAGCGTTTGGCGTCGATAAAGG GAAAACTGTGTCCTGTGATTCTTCCAAGCCTCTTGTCATTCCAGCGGGCTCCGACTCTTTCAGTCAAATAG gtTCTCCTCCTGCTATGGATTTGGACATCACTTCTCTGCACGCTAAAAACCCCAAAGATCTCTGGAGGAAAGTGTATGAGCACGTCTTCCCTCAAGAG AGCACAAGTGAGCAGAGAGAACTGAAGGATCCAGCCAGCGACCCTCAATACAGCGAACCTCAGATTGATGCCATGAGAGCTCAGAAGGACCAG GAGTTGGAGCTGTACAAAAGGAATGCTGCAAAGTCATGGAAGGGGCTGGAGTTGGAAACATGA
- the lyrm7 gene encoding complex III assembly factor LYRM7, with protein MTHFTQEARKGKMETRLKVLRVFKTLHRTRMEVFKEDDRALTAARLKINEEFRKNKDEKAEENIQKMIKMGSDVEIVLRQNVLQMEHVGEETLMLRPREDLLLENVPYCDQPRDKS; from the exons ATGACTCATTTTACGCAGGAAGCACGTAAAGGCAAGATGGAGACTCGCTTGAAG GTTCTCAGAGTGTTCAAAACGCTGCACAGGACGAGGATGGAGGTTTTTAAAGAGGACGACAGAGCACTAACCG CTGCGAGGCTAAAGATCAATGAGGAGTTCCGTAAAAATAAAGACGAAAAGGCAGAGGAAAACATTCAGAAG ATGATCAAAATGGGCTCCGATGTTGAGATTGTTCTACGACAGAATGTGTTGCAAATGGAGCACGTTGGAGAAGAGACGCTTA TGCTTCGACCCAGAGAGGACCTTCTACTAGAAAATGTGCCTTATTGTGACCAACCAAGGGACAAGTCATAA
- the hint1 gene encoding adenosine 5'-monophosphoramidase HINT1, giving the protein MADETAKAQTALPGGDTIFGKIIRKEIPVNLIHEDDLCVAFPDISPQAPTHILVVPKKPIIQLSKAEDGDAALLGHLLIVAKKCAEKSGLSNGYRIVINDGKDGGQSVYHLHIHVLGGRQMGWPPG; this is encoded by the exons ATGGCTGACGAAACAGCCAAAGCGCAGACCGCCTTACCAGGTGGAGacacaatatttggaaaaatcATCCGAAAAGAGATTCCTGTCAACCTTATCCACGAGGATGACCTG tgTGTAGCCTTCCCTGATATCTCACCTCAAGCACCCACTCACATCCTGGTTGTCCCAAAAAAGCCAATTATACAGCTGTCCAAAGCTGAAGATGGTGATGCTGCA TTGTTGGGACATCTGCTGATTGTAGCAAAGAAGTGTGCTGAAAAGTCCGGCTTGTCTAACGGCTACAGGATTGTCATAAACGACGGGAAAGACGGCGGCCAGTCCGTCTACCACCTCCATATCCACGTTCTGGGTGGGCGTCAAATGGGATGGCCCCCCGGCTAA